The following are from one region of the Molothrus aeneus isolate 106 chromosome 7, BPBGC_Maene_1.0, whole genome shotgun sequence genome:
- the LYPD6B gene encoding ly6/PLAUR domain-containing protein 6B: MSATRALWRALAAAVLPFLILSGHWAAAENINFYNIRPPLDPTPFPNSFKCFTCDNAVDNYNCNRWAEDRWCPESTRYCLTAHLFTARGESTSVTKRCATGEECHLVGCHRRGDSGHTECVSCCEGMICNVEIPTNATNAVFAVLQARRAAAGSRALPSLLTLVTLVTLVTTALS, encoded by the exons ATGTCCGCGACCAGGGCGTTGTGGCGCGCGCTGGCCGCGGCCGTTCtccccttcctcatcctctcagggcactgggctgcagctgagaACATCAACTTCTACAACATCAGGCCTCCACTAGACC CCACTCCATTCCCAAACAGTTTCAAGTGCTTTACCTGTGACAACGCCGTGGACAACTACAACTGCAACAGATGGGCTGAGGACAGGTGGTGTCCTGAAA GCACGCGGTACTGCCTGACCGCTCACCTGTTCACGGCGCGCGGGGAGAGCACCTCGGTCACCAAGAGATGCGCCACGGGCGAGGAGTGTCACCTGGTGGGCTGCCACCGCCGCGGGGACAGCGGCCACACG GAGTGTGTTTCCTGCTGTGAAGGCATGATCTGCAACGTGGAGATCCCCACCAACGCCACCAACGCGGTGTTCGCCGTGCTGCAGGCACGCAGGGCGGCCGCGGGCAGCCgcgccctgcccagcctgctgaCACTGGTGACGCTGGTGACACTGGTGACAACGGCGCTGTCCTGA